The Vibrio aerogenes nucleotide sequence ATCAATAGCAGGAACCTTGCTAAATGGCCGGGTACGTAACGCAGTCCATAATCCGGAATCAACCAGCTGTGTTTTGATCTGGTCTCGACTCAGACTACCCAGTTGAGAGGCTTCAAATTTATCGAATGTCACCTGTCCATCGCCTGAAACCTCAATCACAACAGATTGAAGCACACGCTTTGCACCACGGTTGACTTCGATAACTTTACCGCTCACCGGAGAAGTAAATTTCACTCCCGGGTTCTTCTTATCTTCAAAAAGGACCTGAGCTTTCTTTACTTCATCACCTACGCGAACATGCATTGTTGGACGCATGCCGACGTACTCTTCGCCAAGCAAGGCGACTTTGCTGATGGCTTTGCCATCATTTATCACCTGGGAAGGCGTTCCTGCAATAGGAAGGTCCAACCCTTTTTTTATTGTAATCATACGCACTTGCACTATTTTATCGGGAAAAAGATTCTTTTGACTGTATTTTCAGCTTAACCCAGACCTGAACTTTATCAATCTGAGTCCAATCAATCTGACACGACATTTCACCAACGGTTTCCGTTTTATCACCGGAACCATGATTGTCACTTTACAAAAATAACCACTTTAGTAATAAGGTTACCTATACACAGGCGAAAAAGTGTAACACCGTTTAACCTTATAACACTATGCATAAAATTAACGATCATGCATTCAAAACGCATGACGCCAAGACAGACAAAAACTTCAATGCAGTCGTTGGTATTATCTGCAATTATATGCACTTAATTATCTGCTCAATCTTATTTTTCAAAAAGATCTACTTGACTAAAAAATATGCTTTAGCTCACAAGCTAATATGATGGGATACTTACCAGTTAATCTTTCAGTCGACCACCGAAACACATCGGACTATCGGGAGCCTCTTGTTGCTGACTCCATTGCTCTGGCGTATATGTATGAATTGATAACGCATGCACACACTCCTCCAGTTCTTCGGCTAACACCTGATTCACAGCCCGATGCTGTTCGATCAAACGTTTACCTTCGAAAAACTTACTGGCTATGACCACTTTAAAGTGGCTCTCTGAGCCTTTGGGAACGTTATGCATATAACTTTCGTTGAGCACTTGTAAATAGTCTGGACGAAACGCTTCTGTTAACTTGGCTTCGATCACATCTTGAATCATTTAACTTCCTCTTCTGGTTTCCCGGAGAATGAATCTGCTTAATTATAATACTTATATCCGGTGAAACACTTACAGCTGTATATATTACTATTCATCAGTCAATCAAGAAAGGTTTAGGTTCCTAGTTTATGCAGCATTTGAGACAATAATCGGATATTTAATTGATAAATACATATGCAACCCAATGAAAAACGAACTACAATTTTCTGATCGAACATTAAAATTATCTCGCTATCCATATCGTTCAAATGACAGTTTGCAAGCTTGGGATGCAGGTGATGAATATATTATTCGTTATACAGAAGAGGAAATGTCGCTCCTCCCAGACCAAAAGATACTCATTCTGAATGATCACTTTGGTGCTCTGTCCTGCTGGTTTTCGCAACATCATCAAGTGACAACGATGAGTGATTCTTTCCTTTCTCATCAGGGAATCCGGCGTAATCTAGAAGAAAATGACTGTCCTTCTGTTCGCTTATTAACGACGATGGATAGCCTACCTCAACACATAGATTTCGTGCTGCTGAAACTGCCGAAAATCAACCGCCACCTGATATGGCAATTGATACAAATTCGCCAGAATCTGTCACCTGACTGCCAGGTAATTGCAGTAAATAAAGCCAGGGAAATCCATACATCCACCCTAAGGTTATTTGAGAAATATCTGGGCCATACAACCACATCACTTGCATGGAAAAAACATCGTCTGATCTTCTCAGCACCGGATGTTTCTACACATCACCCCGATCAGACACAAGAACTCACATGGCCGGTGGAAGGTGAATCCATTCATTTAATCAATCTGCCTAATGTCTATTCAGGTGAAAAGTTAGATTTGGGGGCTCGCTTTTTCCTGACGCACTTACCACAAGACCCTAAATTTAAACATATTATCGATCTTGGATGTGGTAATGGCGTCCTTGCTGTCAAAGCCAGGCAACTGAATCCACAGGCTGCAATAACCTGTATTGATGAAAGCTTTATGGCGGTCGAATCCGCAAGACAAAATTTACAACACCATTTTTCTGATTGCGAAAACATTCGTTGTATTGCAAATAACTGTCTTGATGAATTCAAAGGAAACTCTGCTGACTTAGTTTTGTGTAACCCTCCATTCCACCAGCAAACGGCAATCACAGATCACATCGCCTGGCAGATGTTCTGTGATGCAAAGCATGTTCTGAATAAAGGAGGACAATTATTAGTGATCGGCAACCGTCACCTCGGCTACGATGGAAAACTGACAAGAATATTTGGAAAAACTAGCGTAAAAACTGTCGCGGCTAACAAAAAATTTGTTATCTTACAGGCAACTAAAGGTTAACTTCATCTGAGTGACGTGCAACTTTTGCAATCAGAATAGATGAAAGAGAGCTACAATCATGTAGCTGAGTCATTTATATACAGCGCTTTAAAGGCTGTTTAGAACCGATTTGCACACAAATAAGCACATCGACTTATGTGATACATCTTGAAAAGGAATCGATCATGAAAAAACTGGTTATTGCAGCATCTATTGCTTTGCTTTCAGCCTGTTCAGCACCACAACAACAGCAAATTGACTTTTCCCCACAGCTGACTCTGAGTCAAAGCCGTATTGTTGAAGGCAAATCCTTCACGATGATGAGTAAAGACGTCAGAACAGCACAATATGTCGCACTTGTTGACAGCGGACACGCGAACATTGATCCGGTTCATTCTCACCAGAACGTACGTATTACGATTGAGAATGCACTTTCCAAACAGTTTGCATCTCAAGGCTTTAACATGAGTGTGAACAGTGAAAATACAGTAACAGCTGAGATTCAGGAAGCGCTTGTTTCTGTGAAACATTCCATTATGGAAAGTGAAATGAATGCCAGTGTTATCCTCGAGCTGACCGCAGAAACACCAACCGGCAAAATTGTAAAAACTTATCGCGGTACAGCGAAGAAAACTTCACCATTCAGTGCTTCAAATGATGATATAGAAATGGTCTTTAACGATGTCGTCAGTCTGGTACTGAAGAAAGTTGCGGATGATGATGAGCTTAAAGCTTATATGCAGGAGCACTTTTAAATGCTGAAACATCTGTTTTTTCTCCTGTGTCTGACAAGTTACAGCGTGATGTCGGCACCTGAAGTTGTATTTGAAACGACCCAGGGAAATTTTACGCTGGAACTTGATGCTGAAAAGGCGCCTGTCACAGTCGAAAATTTTCTGCGCTATGTTGAAGACGGCAGTTATGTCGGAAGCATATTTCACCGGGTCATTCCGGGATTTATGGTTCAGGGTGGCGGTTTTAACAGCCAGATGAATCGTTTGAAATCTTATGCGCCAATCAAAAATGAAGCCAGTAATGGCCTGAAAAATTTAACTGCGACTATCGCAATGGCCAGAACTCAAAACCCTGATTCAGCGACCAGACAGTTTTATATCAATCTTGTCGACAACCCTTTTCTTGATTATGGCGAACGTCCTCCCGGTTATGCCGTTTTTGGGCGGGTGACCTCTGGTTTTTCTGCTATTCAGGCCATTGGGAAGCAGAAAACCAAAACGACAGGTCATATGCAGAATGTACCGGTAAAACCTATTGTCATTACCAAAGTGACTCTGCTGAAAGAGAAAAGCACACCAGAGCCGCAGAAAGTGGCAAACTAGGCTGACAGGCATGTTGTCAAATACTGCTATCTCATGGAAAGAAACATTACGAAGCTACATGGACCGGCGACTTGCCTGGGTACTGATGCTGGGTTGCTCAAGTGGCTTTCCGTGGGTATTAATTGGTTCGAATATGTCAGGCTGGCTCAAAGATGAGGGCCTGACCCGTTCCGCTATTGGTTATTTTGGCAGCATTTTTACCGTTTACACAATCAACTTTCTTTGGGCCCCTCTTGTCGATCGGGTTCACCTGCCTGTTTTGGGAAAATGGCTTGGCCAAAGAAGAAGCTGGATTCTTTCCTGCCAGCTCATTATTTTGACTGGAACTCTTCTCATTGCCTCTGTGAACCCAGCCAGTCATCTGATGTTTACATCTCTGATCGCATTGATGATTGCGACGGCATCAGCCACTCAGGATATTGCGATTGATGCGTTCAGGATTGATTCATTTAATAAATCAGAAGAGTCCAAACTCCCTCAGGCATCAGCCATGGCAGTGATTGGCTGGTGGACCGGTTATTCATTACCAGGCTTTTTAGCGTTCACTTATGCAAACGAATATGGCTGGGGAAATATTTACTACGGAATGGCGGTGATTGTTCTGCTGTTAATCGCTTTCACACTGCTGGTCAGAGAACCTGAAACACACCGGGATTTATTGCAACAAAAAGCTGAAAAGCGACATGAACATTACACACACTCAGCCGTGTTAACCTGGCTGTCTGTCACCGTACTCGAACCTTTTATTGATTTTTTCCGGAGAAATGGCATCTCTGTTGCACTCACTTTATTGCTGTTCGTTTTTCTGTTTAAAGTCGGGGAAGCCTTTCTCGGGCGCATGTCGATTCCATTTTACAAAGAAATCGGATTCTCCAATGAGCAGATTGGTTATTATTCCAAACTGATCGGATGGGGGGCCACCATGCTGTTTACTTTTCTGGGCAGTGTCGTCAATGTCCGGTTTGGTATTGTAAAAGGGTTGATGATCGGCGGGACTGCGATGGCAGCCAGCAACCTGATGTTCTCCTGGATAGCAGAGACAGGCCCAGATGAGCATCTGTTTTTAGCCACGGTTATTGTCGATAATTTTACAACAGCCTTCTCAACCGTCGCATTTGTTTCCTTTCTGACTCTGATGACAGGGCAGGCATTTTCAGCAACGCAATATGCTTTACTGGCCTCATTGGGAAATGCAGGACGAACCGTGCTGGCATCTTTCAGCGGTGCACTGGCCGATTATCTCGATAACTGGACCCTTTTCTTTATACTGACAGCCATCATGGTCCTGCCCAGCCTGCTGATGCTTTACTCACTCCGCCATTATTTTTCACGCTTGCTGCTGAAAGCCAGACAGGAGAGGCAAAATTCAGCCTGAATTCAGGTTTCTTATTCCAGTCATCAGTTTTTTCTGATGAGAGAAGCTGATTCAAACATGAACCCTTATTGCTATGAATATTGTAATTCTGGGGCCGGGGGCCGTTGGTTCTCTCTGGGCCGTCAAACTAAGGCAAGCCGGACACCGGGTTTCAGTATGGAGCCGCCGGTCAGCCAGCCTTTACTCCATTCAGCTGGATGATCATCCAGCCATCGATTTCTCTAATCAAACGCATGCAGATATCAGTCAGGCCGATCTGGTTGTGATTACCGTTAAATCGTGGCAGGTCTCATCTGCACTTGAATCTGTCAGACCGTATCTTCAGCCAGAAACCATGCTGTTGTTCATGCATAATGGCATGGGAGTAACAGAGGAGCTCAGCTCTTATATTAACCATCATCCATGCCTGATCGCCACAACAAGTCATGGCGCATTGAGAGATGAATCAAGCGTCTGTCCGGTGCGGGTCTGTCACACGGGAGCAGGCGAAACCTGGCTGGGAGCGGCAACCCCATCCGGGCAACAATGTCAGTTCATGACTGACGTCCTGAATCATGCTTTCGCCCCGGTCTGCTGGCATGACAATATTGAACAGGCTCAATGGAAAAAACTGGCGGTTAACTGCGTGATTAACCCACTGACAGCAATCCATCAGTGTGCAAATGGCCAGCTGGCTTCATATCAGTTCAGTCAGCAAATTTCGGCTCTTATCACCGAAATCAGCCAGGTGATGAATGCAGAAGGGATCAAGACACATCCCGGTGCGTTAAACAAACTCGTCTTTCAGGTGATAGAAAACACCCGGGAAAACCACTCTTCTATGTATCAGGATATTCTCAGCCACAGAACCACCGAAATTGACTACATTACAGGATACTTACTGAAGATTGCCGGAAAACACCAGATTGCGGTTCCGGAAAATGAAAAGCTCTGCCAACAGATAAAGCAAATGGAAGAGAAAGGACAAAAAAGATGAATAAAAAAATTCTGGTGCCGGTAGCACCGGGTTCAGAAGAAATGGAAGCTGTGACGATCATCGATATTATGATCAGAGCCGGTTATGACGTGACGGTTGCAAGTGCCGATTTTAGCGGCAGACTGACCTTCAAAGCATCCCGTGGGGTGACACTGACCGCGGACTGTCTGCTGGTTGATATCGCAGATGAAGAATTTGATGCCATCATCCTTCCCGGTGGACTGGAAGGTTCAGAAATATTCAAAGACAGCACAGTACTGATCGAAATGCTGAAACAACAACAGTATGACGGCAGGCTTGTTGCCGCCATTTGCGCAGCTCCGGCGCTGGTTCTGCAACATCATCAGCTTTACCCGAAAGCGATCATGACTTGTCATCCGTCCTTCAAAGATACCATTCCACACGCACAATGGCGGGAAAAGCGGGTTACTTACGATAAGAATCACAAGCTCATCACCAGCCAGGGCCCAGGAACAGCACTTGAATTTGCGATGGAAATTGTAATTTATTTCTCAGGAAAAGCGCACGCATGGAAAATTGCCGAACCCATGGTCACGGCGCCTAACCTGAATTATCACCAGATGGGCAAATGGGATGAAGCGTCAGATCAGTGATTCTGTCTGTGTCTGAGTTAACGCTTTAATCTGACTGACAATGGCCCGAATCCCATTGCCTCGGGTCGGGCTCAGATGCGACAGTAAATTCAGTTGCTGAAAATAGTGTGCCATATCGAATGCATTAATTTCAGCACTGGTTTTACCCTGACAGGCCGCCATAATGACACCAATCAGTCCCCGGATTATTCTGGCATCTGAATCAGCGGCAAAAAACCACAGCCCTTCACGCTGTTGCGCCAACAGCCACACCCGGCTTTCACACCCGGAGACCATAATCTCATCAGATTTCAGGGATTCAGGCATCGCTGGAAGCTGTTTTCCCCACTGTAGTAATTGCCGGTACTTCTCTTCCCAGCCATGAAGATCCTGCATCACTTGCAGAATATCATCAGCTGTCATTTGCTCACCAAACGGAGCTGTTGTCACAATTTGCATCTCTGAAAGCACTTTCTATGATTGATGTTTTTGAATCAGTTTTTCTATCAGCCGGGCAGCAGCAATCAGACCAAAGCTGGCAGTGACCATCATCGCTGCACCAAAACCGCTGGCACAATCCATTCTTTTCGGCCCTTCTGCGGTTGATTTTGCCGCACAAACCGAGCCATCTGGCTGTGGATATTTCAGCTGTTCCGTTGAAAATACGCACTCAATACCAAATTTCCGGGCAGGATTTCTGGGAAAATTAAATTCCCGTCTTAAACGATCTTTAAGCTTTTTCGCTAACGGATCCTGAATTGTTTTTGTCAGATCCGCGATCTTAATCTGCGTCG carries:
- a CDS encoding YajG family lipoprotein, with the protein product MKKLVIAASIALLSACSAPQQQQIDFSPQLTLSQSRIVEGKSFTMMSKDVRTAQYVALVDSGHANIDPVHSHQNVRITIENALSKQFASQGFNMSVNSENTVTAEIQEALVSVKHSIMESEMNASVILELTAETPTGKIVKTYRGTAKKTSPFSASNDDIEMVFNDVVSLVLKKVADDDELKAYMQEHF
- a CDS encoding AmpG family muropeptide MFS transporter produces the protein MLSNTAISWKETLRSYMDRRLAWVLMLGCSSGFPWVLIGSNMSGWLKDEGLTRSAIGYFGSIFTVYTINFLWAPLVDRVHLPVLGKWLGQRRSWILSCQLIILTGTLLIASVNPASHLMFTSLIALMIATASATQDIAIDAFRIDSFNKSEESKLPQASAMAVIGWWTGYSLPGFLAFTYANEYGWGNIYYGMAVIVLLLIAFTLLVREPETHRDLLQQKAEKRHEHYTHSAVLTWLSVTVLEPFIDFFRRNGISVALTLLLFVFLFKVGEAFLGRMSIPFYKEIGFSNEQIGYYSKLIGWGATMLFTFLGSVVNVRFGIVKGLMIGGTAMAASNLMFSWIAETGPDEHLFLATVIVDNFTTAFSTVAFVSFLTLMTGQAFSATQYALLASLGNAGRTVLASFSGALADYLDNWTLFFILTAIMVLPSLLMLYSLRHYFSRLLLKARQERQNSA
- the panE gene encoding 2-dehydropantoate 2-reductase is translated as MNIVILGPGAVGSLWAVKLRQAGHRVSVWSRRSASLYSIQLDDHPAIDFSNQTHADISQADLVVITVKSWQVSSALESVRPYLQPETMLLFMHNGMGVTEELSSYINHHPCLIATTSHGALRDESSVCPVRVCHTGAGETWLGAATPSGQQCQFMTDVLNHAFAPVCWHDNIEQAQWKKLAVNCVINPLTAIHQCANGQLASYQFSQQISALITEISQVMNAEGIKTHPGALNKLVFQVIENTRENHSSMYQDILSHRTTEIDYITGYLLKIAGKHQIAVPENEKLCQQIKQMEEKGQKR
- a CDS encoding BolA family protein, encoding MIQDVIEAKLTEAFRPDYLQVLNESYMHNVPKGSESHFKVVIASKFFEGKRLIEQHRAVNQVLAEELEECVHALSIHTYTPEQWSQQQEAPDSPMCFGGRLKD
- a CDS encoding SufE family protein — its product is MQIVTTAPFGEQMTADDILQVMQDLHGWEEKYRQLLQWGKQLPAMPESLKSDEIMVSGCESRVWLLAQQREGLWFFAADSDARIIRGLIGVIMAACQGKTSAEINAFDMAHYFQQLNLLSHLSPTRGNGIRAIVSQIKALTQTQTESLI
- a CDS encoding DJ-1 family glyoxalase III produces the protein MNKKILVPVAPGSEEMEAVTIIDIMIRAGYDVTVASADFSGRLTFKASRGVTLTADCLLVDIADEEFDAIILPGGLEGSEIFKDSTVLIEMLKQQQYDGRLVAAICAAPALVLQHHQLYPKAIMTCHPSFKDTIPHAQWREKRVTYDKNHKLITSQGPGTALEFAMEIVIYFSGKAHAWKIAEPMVTAPNLNYHQMGKWDEASDQ
- a CDS encoding peptidylprolyl isomerase — encoded protein: MLKHLFFLLCLTSYSVMSAPEVVFETTQGNFTLELDAEKAPVTVENFLRYVEDGSYVGSIFHRVIPGFMVQGGGFNSQMNRLKSYAPIKNEASNGLKNLTATIAMARTQNPDSATRQFYINLVDNPFLDYGERPPGYAVFGRVTSGFSAIQAIGKQKTKTTGHMQNVPVKPIVITKVTLLKEKSTPEPQKVAN
- a CDS encoding methyltransferase; this encodes MKNELQFSDRTLKLSRYPYRSNDSLQAWDAGDEYIIRYTEEEMSLLPDQKILILNDHFGALSCWFSQHHQVTTMSDSFLSHQGIRRNLEENDCPSVRLLTTMDSLPQHIDFVLLKLPKINRHLIWQLIQIRQNLSPDCQVIAVNKAREIHTSTLRLFEKYLGHTTTSLAWKKHRLIFSAPDVSTHHPDQTQELTWPVEGESIHLINLPNVYSGEKLDLGARFFLTHLPQDPKFKHIIDLGCGNGVLAVKARQLNPQAAITCIDESFMAVESARQNLQHHFSDCENIRCIANNCLDEFKGNSADLVLCNPPFHQQTAITDHIAWQMFCDAKHVLNKGGQLLVIGNRHLGYDGKLTRIFGKTSVKTVAANKKFVILQATKG